CAGGAGATGATAATGAGAAAAAGTATTTGTCTTGCAACAGCAAGCGTCGTGATGGCATTCGTAAGTTTTACTGCAAATGCCAACAATGCACAGGCTATGTCGAACAGGAGAGGAGGTCCCTCCATTGTGATCAGTTCACACCCTGATTTTATCTACCTGACCGATCAGGGATTTTCAATATCTGTAGGCAGCCCCTATGATATTATCAGCTACGACAACCTGTATTACCTCTACCAGGATGGCGGCTGGTACAGATCACCTGATTACCGGGGGCCATGGGTATATATCAAGGAGAGCAGGTTGCCAGACCGGATAAGACGTCATCGCATCGAGGATATACGCAGATACCGCGACGTCGAGTACAGGAGACACGACAACCGGAATAACATGGATCAGCGACGCAACGATAACCGGAATAATATGGATCAGCGACGCGACGACAACCGGAGGTAGCGCCGGGACGAAATACGCTTGTAACTGTTACAGATTGCAAGCGTATTTCGCCCTGCTCTGAGGCGATAAACAGATTTGGTTTGCAAGTCCCATGACGTCAATGAAAGGGCAAGTTTTGATGGGAAAAAGGTTAACGGAAGAATCACCATGAAAAAGTACATAGGGTTGAGTGCTGTCATTGCGGGAATGCTTCTTGGTGTTCCATCGGTCAATGCACCAGCGGCAGTCCATACGACATAATCTACTACGGGAACCGCTACTATTTGTACCATGCCGGTCGCTGGTACCGTTCCTATAGTTATCGCGGGCCGTGGTTTTTCATCCAGAACGCCCGGATTCCTTTAAGGATAAGAAGACACCGCTGGGAGGATATTCGCAGGTACCGCGACATAGAGTATCGTCGGTCTGACTGGCGAAATAACAGGTATCAACGCAACGATGATGGCCGAAGGAGATTACTCGAGAAAAAGTACAAGGCACCAGAGGGCAGGCAGCTCCAGGAACAACCAAACAGAATTCCAGAGGGTCGGAAGGTCTCGGAGCCGTCAAGAAAGAGTGATGACAAAGATGGGAAAAAAGGCGAGAACGATAAACGAGCAGATTAGGGGAAGGGAAAGAGAGCTTTATTCTATGTATAGCATAACGTTAGCCGATGGAGGAACCATGATTGATGTGAAAAAAATGCCAATTGACTTGATGGATGATATATATAGTCTTGCTTATTGGATGACAAGCTCTGAAAAATCTGCGAGTGATCTTTTAAACAGGGTATATCTGAATGTCGATATTGAAAGCTCTGAAAAAGAGGTTATCAAAATGTTCAGAAACTGTTATTTCGATAGTATTGGAGTTGAACTTATTTCCGGTTTTACGAATAATCTGTACCGAGCAGAAAATAATTTTACGCAATCATTTTTGCGATGGTTTGAGGATATAAAGCTCTCGGTTCTGCTGTCTGAGATATCCTGCCTTAAACATCGTGATATTTCTGAAATAACAGGAGAGTCTCTCGAAACAATAAGAATGTGGTTATCCTGGGGGCGCAAACAGGTCGGCAATGGCAATCTGTTTAATTATTGTCCCTTGTCGAAAGCTGTGGGCTTCTGAAACAAAGGTTACTATAGACTTATTTTGTGTGTCTCAGGAATGATGGTGCAATGAATGGCAATTAAAAGAATAAAGGAGAATTGTGATGAACACGAAAGATGCCTACAAACAAAAGGCTGAAGCAGAACTGGAGATCGCGCACGCCAGAGTCGCTGAATTCAAGGCCAAAGCGAAGAATTTTACTGCCGATACTCGTATCAAATATGCCAAACATCTCGACGAGCTTGAGCATGGTGTTGAAACGGCAAAGGCCAGGTTGAAGGAATTGGGCGAGGCGGGAGAGGATGGTTGGGAAAAATTGAAGGATGGCGTTGAAAAGGCAATGAATGGATTACGCAAAGCCATTCATGATGTTGCGGAAAAGTTTAAGGATTGAGGATGATGCTTTGATTGGCAATAAAATAAACTAAAGGAGCTTATCATGAAAATCTATGCATTGTTGGTAATTATGTTGCTGGCAATTTTCGGATGCACAACAACATACAAAGGCTCAATAAAAGGATCATCCAATCAGGATGCCTCAAAAAGCAACAAAGATATCGTTGGTAATTCAAATGAAAATCCAACAAGGCCTTAGCTATTTATCAAGCGTTTTGAGGACGATGCTTATTGAGCGCAAAAGATTGAATGTTAGCAGCCAGGATTTATCGTTCGACTGCTGACATTCTAAATCTTCCTCCTAAAAGCATTGTATTTCATAGCCTTGAGATGAAGATTTCAAATACCTGATGACGTTGCTTTTCGAATCGCTGAACCAATCCATGACGGCGCCCTGTCAATGCCGTCCAGAATCACTATGGGGCTCAGTGAGGATGCCGTAGGTAACAAATACGAAACAATGTGCCTGTCGCTGATAGAAAGCTTGGCAGATGAGGTCTGACTTGCTGGTCAACGTCATGTTAAGCGGTTATTATAAAATTGTTTAGGTTATTGTGGCTTATAGTCATGACGCGTTACTTTTCTGAAGATAAAAGTCTACTTCGATGAACGTTCTGCTCATCTATCCTGAATTTCCAGATACGTTCTGGAGCTTTAAGCATGCGCTGAAATTTGTCGGCAAGAAAGCTGCTTTACCACCTCTTGGATTGCTAACCATAGCGTCGATGCTTCCTGAACAGTGGGGCCGAAAGCTTCTTGATCTCAATGTAAGTCCGCTTAAAGCAAAAGATCTTTTATGGGCTGATATGGTTTTTATCAGCGCAATGGCTGTTCAGCAGAAGTCTGCAAAGGAAGTGATTGAGCGATGCCATAATGTCGGCATAAAACTGGTTGCTGGTGGCCCATTGTTTACTGCCGGGTATGAACAATATCCGGATGTCGATCATTTCGTGTTAAATGAGGCAGAACTGACCTTTCCTCCTTTCCTTGAAGATATGAAACAAGGGTTGCCTGACAGAATCTATACCACGGATAAGTTTGCTGATATAACGAGCACACCGGCACCAGAGTGGCAACTGCTTGACATGGAAAAATATGCATCTATGGCCATACAGTTTTCAAGAGGATGTCCTTACCAGTGTGATTTTTGTAATATCACCGCCCTCCTGGGCCATAAAATACGCACCAAAACAAGCGCTCAAATTATCAGAGAGCTTGACGCTCTTCGTAAGCTTGGATGGAAAGGTACTGTTTTTTTTGTTGACGATAATTTCATTGCCAATAAATCGTATCTGAAAAAAGAGCTGCTTCCGCAACTGATCGCCTGGCGAAAGGCGAACTCACTGACAAATCAGTACTATACCGAATGTTCCATAAATCTGGCTGATGATCCGGAACTCATGGATCTCATGGTGCAGGCAGGCTTTAACCAGGTCTTTATTGGCATTGAAACACCTGATGATTCTGCCTTGAAGGCGTGTGGAAAACAGCACAATACTTCGAGAAATCTTCTTGACAACATCAGGCTGATTCAGCATGCCGGTCTGGAGGTCATGGGTGGGTTTATCGTCGGTTTTGACAGCGATACCCCTTCGATTTTTTCAAAACAAATCGAATTTATTCAGCAAAGCGGTATTGTGACTGCCATGGTAGGTATTCTGCAGGCATTGCCAGGTACGAAATTGTATGAACGGATGAAGCTCGAAGGCCGGCTGTTGAACAATTCAAGCGGCGACAATGCTGATGGCAATACCAATATCATACCCAAAATGGATTCCGAGCTTCTGCGAAAAGGCTATATGAAGATGATGCTCTATCTCTATGCGCCAAAGAACTACTACCAACGCATACGGACATTGATTAAGGAATACAAGGTACCGGAAATAAAAAACCGTATCAGGATATCCCAGTTTATGGCTTTTGTGCGTTCGGTAGTACTGCTTGGTGTTGTTGGAAAGGAGCGCGTTCAGTACTGGAGTATGTTGATCTGGACCATTGTACATCACCGCCGTGCACTGCCTCTTGCAATAACGCTGGCTATTTACGGTAATCATTTTCGCAAAGTTTCGCAGTTGTATATCAGGAAGGAAGATTCGCTGGTGAATCCGGTTTGATAATACACGGTAGTCATAATCACTCATTCGATAGACGGTGAACTCAGGATTTTCATTATCACGATCCATTGGATCATCAGGTCTCTTGTTAACTGGTCGTTTGCGTCTGGCAACGATCACGATTGTTGCTGTCATGCAACTCATATTTTCACTCTATCCGCGTCTATGCAAAGCAGAAGAGTTTCCTCAAGCACAGCCTTCAGAAGCTGCCAGGGAATACGAAAAACTGCTTGAAATTGATCTCTCAAAGATGCCGGATGGCGTTACCGGCATGAAAAGTACTGTTTACATCAACGCACTTCCTGTTACGGTATGGAAGGTTCTTACCGATTACAATAACCTCAAGCGTTATATCCCGAGAATGACGGAAAGTGATCTTGTTGAGGAAAATGGCGACTTGAAAGTGATTGCTTTAATCGGTGAGTTTCGAGTACTTTTTTTTAAAAAAACCATTCGATTATCAATCAACATGCATGAAACCTATCCTTCAAGAATCGATTATGAAAAAATTTCAGGTGATTTCGAAATCTACAGAGGCTCCTGGATACTTCAGGCCTATTC
This portion of the Chlorobaculum parvum NCIB 8327 genome encodes:
- a CDS encoding B12-binding domain-containing radical SAM protein, whose product is MNVLLIYPEFPDTFWSFKHALKFVGKKAALPPLGLLTIASMLPEQWGRKLLDLNVSPLKAKDLLWADMVFISAMAVQQKSAKEVIERCHNVGIKLVAGGPLFTAGYEQYPDVDHFVLNEAELTFPPFLEDMKQGLPDRIYTTDKFADITSTPAPEWQLLDMEKYASMAIQFSRGCPYQCDFCNITALLGHKIRTKTSAQIIRELDALRKLGWKGTVFFVDDNFIANKSYLKKELLPQLIAWRKANSLTNQYYTECSINLADDPELMDLMVQAGFNQVFIGIETPDDSALKACGKQHNTSRNLLDNIRLIQHAGLEVMGGFIVGFDSDTPSIFSKQIEFIQQSGIVTAMVGILQALPGTKLYERMKLEGRLLNNSSGDNADGNTNIIPKMDSELLRKGYMKMMLYLYAPKNYYQRIRTLIKEYKVPEIKNRIRISQFMAFVRSVVLLGVVGKERVQYWSMLIWTIVHHRRALPLAITLAIYGNHFRKVSQLYIRKEDSLVNPV
- a CDS encoding sll1863 family stress response protein, with amino-acid sequence MNTKDAYKQKAEAELEIAHARVAEFKAKAKNFTADTRIKYAKHLDELEHGVETAKARLKELGEAGEDGWEKLKDGVEKAMNGLRKAIHDVAEKFKD
- a CDS encoding SRPBCC family protein; the protein is MNSGFSLSRSIGSSGLLLTGRLRLATITIVAVMQLIFSLYPRLCKAEEFPQAQPSEAAREYEKLLEIDLSKMPDGVTGMKSTVYINALPVTVWKVLTDYNNLKRYIPRMTESDLVEENGDLKVIALIGEFRVLFFKKTIRLSINMHETYPSRIDYEKISGDFEIYRGSWILQAYSSKGTILTYKSEIKPSFVAPDFIFQGVLKKDMVAGLTALKAEAERLQVIDSGKPADQKK
- a CDS encoding YXWGXW repeat-containing protein, yielding MRKSICLATASVVMAFVSFTANANNAQAMSNRRGGPSIVISSHPDFIYLTDQGFSISVGSPYDIISYDNLYYLYQDGGWYRSPDYRGPWVYIKESRLPDRIRRHRIEDIRRYRDVEYRRHDNRNNMDQRRNDNRNNMDQRRDDNRR